In Spirochaetota bacterium, a single window of DNA contains:
- a CDS encoding ABC transporter ATP-binding protein: MNDKEIIKVEHCIKDYHLDGQVVHALRGVNLTLHKGEFAAIAGPSGSGKTTLLNCIGGLDYPTKGSVHIEGTDISKLSSKELSRLRLFKIGFIFQAYNLIPVLTVRENVEYILLLQGMGDSYQKEKAAEVLTLVGLQNEMHRFPHELSGGQQQRVAIARAIVANPAIVLADEPTANVDQKTAASLLDVMEHLNKEKQITFLFSTHDPMVMKRARRLIQIADGVIVKDRMIKKKNKI, encoded by the coding sequence ATGAATGATAAGGAAATAATTAAGGTTGAACATTGTATAAAAGATTATCACCTAGATGGGCAGGTGGTGCATGCTCTGCGTGGAGTTAATCTTACTTTGCACAAAGGTGAATTTGCTGCAATTGCCGGGCCTTCGGGTTCGGGTAAAACCACTTTGCTCAACTGCATTGGTGGATTGGATTATCCAACCAAGGGGAGTGTGCATATTGAAGGGACTGATATTTCAAAGCTTTCGTCTAAGGAGCTATCGCGCTTGCGCCTATTTAAGATTGGCTTTATATTTCAGGCGTATAATCTTATACCGGTGCTGACTGTGCGTGAAAATGTTGAGTACATTCTTTTGCTACAGGGTATGGGCGATAGTTACCAGAAAGAAAAAGCGGCTGAAGTGCTAACACTTGTAGGCTTGCAAAATGAAATGCACCGTTTTCCACACGAGCTTTCTGGTGGGCAGCAACAGCGAGTGGCAATTGCTCGCGCAATTGTGGCAAACCCGGCGATAGTTCTGGCAGATGAACCCACTGCCAATGTAGATCAGAAAACAGCTGCTTCGCTGCTTGACGTAATGGAACATTTGAATAAAGAAAAGCAAATTACTTTTCTTTTTTCTACTCATGATCCAATGGTGATGAAGCGTGCCAGAAGGCTAATACAAATAGCTGATGGTGTAATAGTGAAGGATAGAATGATAAAGAAAAAAAATAAAATTTGA
- a CDS encoding ABC transporter permease has translation MNTMQNIKTIILISWRNVFRNKRRSAIVASSIVVGLVVMMFSMAIMNGFNRQMLENTINTSLGHVAVHKKGFFNDMNLLLSFVPDGTIGKINTIPGVRCTALRVKFEAMVQSSRSSQGVLVLGIEPEKEKCVSNIYEYAGKNLSNYIGDSSTNEILISRSLAQKLGLNVGDKCVLMLQDKSGVLAGHAFIVKGLFQSPIESFDKYVVYIGIRTAQIITGLGNAVSEITVRCTDKEYAQSVAYALHAPRNDSLEVLTWKQMAPNIVRAIKLFDTMMYVFLAIIFISIIFTIANTMIMAIMERYREIGIMKSIGTSPLWVASFVIFEACCIGAIGICAGLLITLLLVGLTGTTGLNFAFYSQSMRVWGTGTVIYPFITMTNVVVATIIVFGNTILASVYPAYKAANIKPIDALHFM, from the coding sequence ATGAATACTATGCAGAATATAAAAACGATTATTCTTATTAGCTGGCGTAATGTATTCAGAAATAAGCGCCGATCTGCGATAGTTGCCTCTTCCATTGTTGTGGGTCTTGTAGTGATGATGTTTTCGATGGCAATCATGAACGGATTTAACCGGCAGATGCTAGAAAATACAATTAACACTTCGCTTGGTCATGTGGCAGTGCATAAAAAAGGATTTTTTAATGATATGAATCTATTGCTTTCGTTTGTTCCCGATGGGACTATTGGCAAAATTAATACCATACCAGGCGTGCGCTGCACTGCACTTAGAGTGAAATTTGAGGCAATGGTACAATCAAGCCGAAGCAGTCAGGGTGTACTGGTGCTGGGAATTGAACCTGAAAAAGAAAAATGTGTTTCCAATATTTATGAATACGCGGGAAAAAATCTAAGTAACTATATTGGCGATAGCTCAACAAATGAAATACTCATATCGCGCTCACTTGCGCAAAAGTTGGGGCTAAACGTTGGCGATAAGTGTGTGCTGATGCTACAGGATAAGAGTGGTGTTCTTGCAGGTCATGCCTTTATTGTGAAGGGTTTGTTTCAGTCGCCAATTGAAAGTTTTGACAAATATGTAGTGTACATTGGTATACGTACTGCACAGATCATAACAGGCCTGGGCAATGCAGTATCAGAAATAACAGTGCGCTGCACTGATAAAGAGTATGCACAAAGTGTAGCTTATGCATTACATGCACCCAGGAATGACAGCCTTGAAGTGCTTACTTGGAAACAGATGGCACCAAACATTGTACGAGCTATTAAGCTTTTTGACACTATGATGTATGTGTTTCTTGCAATCATATTCATATCAATAATTTTCACTATTGCCAACACAATGATTATGGCAATTATGGAACGCTATCGGGAAATCGGAATAATGAAATCAATTGGTACTTCTCCATTATGGGTGGCAAGTTTTGTGATATTTGAGGCATGCTGCATTGGTGCTATTGGTATATGTGCAGGCTTGCTTATCACTCTACTTCTGGTAGGATTAACCGGGACAACAGGTTTAAACTTTGCATTCTATAGCCAGTCAATGCGGGTGTGGGGTACGGGCACTGTGATCTATCCGTTTATCACTATGACAAATGTTGTAGTAGCTACAATCATTGTATTTGGCAATACAATTCTTGCATCAGTATATCCGGCATATAAGGCAGCAAACATTAAACCTATTGATGCATTGCATTTTATGTAA
- a CDS encoding ABC transporter permease, translating into MKRDVAIISTLAWRNVWRNKRRTILTLLTVIVGCAMIILLNAFAKGGHDRMIEDATGMVMGHIHIHENGYWENKTIDYAFFSDTKIKTVLNTIPIIQAYCTRIMCDALIAKGATTKGVMIQGVEPSSEIKVSQLHTTIVHGRYLNDSDTTHAVIGATLAENLKVNIGDTVAIISQGFDGSIAAEHLVVVGIFKSGNPEYDKFLLQMPMKQADETFSMMGYVHAIVIRATTIDAVDDIVEALSNKLGIQFEVLGWEKLMPELVQFIVMDDVSGFLFDLMLFLVVAFGILNTIQMSVYERTRELGIMKAVGTTPQQIIALILTETFYITVIGVVLGVALGVSISYYFTVHPIDYSQFADEIAVWGISTTIFPATVTIANIITTSIITLGVSLFFCIFPARRAAKLHPVEAIRHI; encoded by the coding sequence GTGAAAAGAGATGTAGCAATTATAAGCACGTTAGCATGGCGTAATGTGTGGCGCAACAAACGTCGTACCATACTCACGCTTTTAACTGTTATTGTGGGTTGTGCCATGATTATTTTGCTCAACGCATTTGCAAAGGGTGGGCATGACCGGATGATAGAAGATGCTACCGGAATGGTAATGGGACACATACATATACATGAAAATGGCTACTGGGAAAATAAAACTATAGACTACGCTTTTTTCAGTGATACAAAGATTAAAACAGTGCTTAATACTATTCCTATTATTCAGGCATATTGTACACGCATCATGTGCGATGCGCTCATTGCAAAAGGTGCAACTACCAAAGGTGTTATGATTCAGGGTGTTGAGCCTTCATCTGAAATAAAGGTATCACAACTTCATACAACGATTGTACATGGCCGCTATTTGAACGATAGTGATACTACACACGCAGTGATTGGTGCAACACTTGCAGAAAATCTTAAAGTCAATATTGGCGATACTGTTGCAATTATTTCGCAGGGTTTTGATGGCTCAATTGCAGCCGAACACCTTGTAGTTGTTGGTATATTCAAAAGTGGCAATCCTGAATATGATAAATTTTTACTTCAAATGCCCATGAAGCAGGCTGATGAAACATTTAGTATGATGGGATACGTGCACGCGATTGTTATCCGTGCCACAACAATTGATGCTGTTGATGATATTGTTGAGGCCCTTTCCAATAAACTTGGAATTCAGTTTGAAGTTCTTGGGTGGGAAAAACTCATGCCAGAGCTAGTGCAATTTATTGTCATGGACGATGTCAGCGGTTTCCTTTTTGACCTGATGCTCTTTTTAGTTGTGGCATTTGGAATATTGAATACTATCCAGATGTCAGTTTATGAGCGAACACGTGAGCTTGGCATAATGAAAGCAGTGGGTACTACTCCGCAGCAAATTATTGCGCTAATACTTACCGAGACTTTTTACATTACAGTGATTGGTGTTGTACTGGGTGTTGCACTGGGTGTTTCCATTTCGTATTACTTCACTGTGCATCCAATTGATTACTCACAGTTTGCAGATGAGATTGCAGTGTGGGGTATTTCCACAACCATATTTCCTGCCACAGTAACTATCGCCAATATTATAACTACTTCGATCATTACGCTTGGGGTGTCATTGTTTTTTTGTATTTTTCCTGCACGGCGTGCGGCAAAGCTTCATCCTGTGGAAGCAATACGTCATATATAA
- a CDS encoding outer membrane lipoprotein-sorting protein has protein sequence MKRIFLLFLFFSFTSAITFGQSAKEIIEKSEKAIRGNTSTSTVAITIKTRRFERTLKLVSYDNRLQRMSFAEILAPKKDAGNRFLLQHNNMWHYVPKLQQTIKIAPSMMLQSWMGSDFTNDDIVKQSSLIDDYTHTLDGKEVVDGVECYKVVLIPKPNAAVVWGKIVYYVSVYKLLPVRQEFYDEHNQITKVLTCSDIKTIGGREIPTVYIMKTIAQPDRFTKMEILDIQFDNEIPQSIFSFQNLQRK, from the coding sequence CCAATCTGCAAAAGAGATAATTGAGAAGTCAGAAAAAGCAATTCGTGGCAATACTTCTACATCCACAGTAGCTATCACCATAAAAACTCGACGTTTTGAGCGTACGTTAAAGCTTGTATCATACGATAATAGGTTACAACGAATGTCATTTGCGGAAATTCTGGCACCAAAAAAAGATGCTGGCAACCGCTTTCTGTTACAACATAACAACATGTGGCATTATGTGCCCAAGCTACAGCAGACTATAAAAATTGCACCATCCATGATGTTGCAGTCATGGATGGGTTCAGATTTTACCAATGATGATATTGTGAAACAGTCAAGTCTTATTGATGATTATACCCATACACTTGATGGCAAAGAGGTAGTTGATGGTGTTGAATGCTATAAAGTAGTACTTATCCCAAAACCTAATGCTGCAGTAGTGTGGGGTAAGATTGTATATTATGTGAGTGTTTACAAATTGCTTCCTGTGAGGCAGGAATTTTATGATGAACATAATCAAATTACAAAAGTGTTAACTTGCAGTGATATAAAAACTATAGGTGGAAGAGAAATCCCAACAGTGTATATAATGAAAACGATAGCTCAGCCAGATCGATTTACAAAAATGGAAATACTGGATATTCAGTTTGACAATGAAATTCCACAATCAATATTTTCGTTTCAAAATTTACAGCGAAAGTGA
- a CDS encoding nucleotidyltransferase domain-containing protein, with protein sequence MRQIVSSDSVKVFSINSNEVINTVAQVSKKAKLNFPEIEEIWLFGSFAKGQATGLSDIDILVIADTAITNPIDRIKPYYVFFANCLHLACDVLVIRPEEKFMYSDMLKDAIQLA encoded by the coding sequence ATGCGGCAGATAGTATCATCAGATTCTGTCAAAGTATTTTCAATAAACAGTAATGAGGTGATTAACACTGTGGCTCAGGTAAGCAAAAAAGCAAAGCTCAATTTCCCCGAAATTGAAGAGATCTGGCTTTTTGGTTCCTTTGCCAAAGGACAAGCTACAGGTTTAAGCGATATTGATATTCTGGTAATAGCTGACACCGCCATTACAAATCCTATTGATCGCATAAAGCCGTATTACGTTTTTTTTGCTAATTGTCTCCACCTTGCCTGCGATGTACTTGTTATCCGCCCTGAAGAAAAGTTTATGTATAGTGATATGCTCAAAGATGCAATACAATTGGCATGA